A single Corvus hawaiiensis isolate bCorHaw1 chromosome 26, bCorHaw1.pri.cur, whole genome shotgun sequence DNA region contains:
- the NBN gene encoding nibrin isoform X2 has translation MWKLLPASGTGEPYRLLSGVEYVVGRKNCTILIQDDQSISRSHAVLTVSQPETSPSQSLSVPILTVRDTSKYGTFVNGSNLNGTSKSLQSGDRINFGVFESKFRVEYEPLVVCSSCLDVAQKTALNQAIQQLGGLIVNEWTKECTHLVMVSVKVTVKTICALICARPIIKPEFFSELIRAIQSRQQLPNHGSFYPPVDEPSIGTENLDLSERHERKKIFSGKTFVFLTAKQHKKLGPAVILGGGEVKLMTEGRKEMPLLLSPEVCVVDVGLTNSQISGSDSLRNWTDSILTILESKNLRAVPEAEIGLAVIFMSTEKYCNPQKQPASKAVSESFPASAVVGQTISHSLAVDETIMPTAADSSTFYIADTEEQTCMEIENTSQVHRQGKMAFQDTTAIKKTSSTSGSVSAGTSMPRGNRTSGLSERSQPVSPSKIAEAGKPREGASRHQSNSITNYFQVARKRERAEEEETSVPKLAKLEERSLPLSKCTESTTSSICNSEAKQHQKKNNILDPNPNFAVEDMGVKLMRESGKLTSDRTDTKTTSSENHAPKKRKELDDTSEDTEALEIVFSGDLDWEDQMADHDQEAQGNTRKKQCLEAKGSRIQEVNVNQREENKVLNHSNLQDDSSSLPSRLLLTEFRSLVVSHPRQNSRLTGNTNYGGKKNFKMFRKVAYPGAGQLPHIIGGSDLIAHHAKKNSELEDWLRQEMEEQDRYAREESLAEDLFRYDPNVKRRR, from the exons ATGTGGAAGCTGCTACCCGCCTCGGGAACAG gaGAGCCATATCGGCTTTTAAGTGGTGTAGAATATGTTGTTGGACGCAAAAACTGCACAATTTTAATTCAGGATGATCAGTCTATCAGTCGAAGTCATGCAGTTCTGACCGTAAGTCAGCCTGAAACAAGTCCT agtCAGTCTCTCTCAGTACCTATATTAACAGTAAGAGATACATCTAAGTATGGTACCTTTGTTAACGGATCAAACCTCAATGGTACTTCAAAGTCTTTGCAGTCTGGTGACAGAATCAACTTTGGAGTTTTTGAGAGCAAGTTTAG AGTGGAGTATGAACCTCTGGTTGTCTGCTCCTCATGTTTAGATGTAGCTCAGAAAACTGCTTTAAATCAAGCCATCCAGCAGCTTGGAGGTCTTATAGTGAATGAATGGACAAAAGAATGTACCCACCTTGTAATGGTATCAGTAAAAGTTACTGTTAAG ACTATATGTGCTTTGATTTGTGCTCGACCAATTATAAAACCagagtttttttctgaattaatcAGAGCTATTCAGTCCAGGCAACAGTTGCCAAATCATGGAAG CTTTTATCCTCCAGTTGATGAGCCTTCCATTGGCACTGAAAACCTGGATTTATCTGAGCgtcatgaaaggaaaaaaatattcagtggaAAAACTTTCGTATTTCTAACCGCCAAGCAG CACAAGAAACTGGGTCCAGCAGTTATTCTTGGAGGAGGAGAAGTAAAGTTGatgacagaaggaagaaaagaaatgccttTACTACTTTCTCCTGAAGTTTGTGTAGTTGATGTGGGTTTGACAAACTCTCAGATCTCAGGATCTGACTCTCTGAGAAACTGGACTGATTCCATTCTGACTATCTTGGAAAG CAAGAATCTTAGGGCTGTTCCAGAGGCAGAAATTGGATTGGCAGTTATCTTCATGTCTACGGAAAAATACTGCAACCCTCAAAAGCAGCCTGCTTCCAAAG CTGTATCTGAAAGTTTTCCTGCATCAGCCGTTGTAGGCCAAACCATTTCCCACAGTTTGGCTGTGGATGAAACCATAATGCCAACTGCTGCAGATAGCAGCACATTTTACATAGCTGATACAGAAGAGCAGACATG TATGGAGATAGAGAATACTTCCCAGGTGCATAGACAAGGGAAAATGGCTTTCCAGGATACAACTGCCATAAAGAAAACCAGTAGCACAAGTGGCAGTGTAAGTGCAGGAACATCGATGCCTAGAGGGAACAGAACATCTGGGTTAAGTGAAAGAAGTCAGCCTGTCTCACCATCTAAAATTGCAGAAGCTGGCAAACCTCGTGAGGGTGCTTCACGTCACCAGTCGAACTCAATTACAAATTACTTCCAGGTAGCTAGAAAAAG GGAAAGAGCTGAAGAAGAAGAGACATCTGTACCCAAACTAGCAAAATTGGAGGAAAGGTCATTGCCTCTTTCCAAATGCACTGAATCCACAACTTCATCAATCTGCAACAGTGAAGCAAAACagcatcaaaagaaaaataacatcctGGACCCAAACCCAAATTTTGCAGTAGAAGACATGGGTGTAAAGCTTATGAGGGAAAGTGGCAAGCTAACGAGTGATAGAACAGACACTAAAACCACTTCTAGTGAAAATCATGcaccaaaaaagagaaaggaattaGATGATACATCTGAAGATACAGAAGCACTAGAAATTGTGTTTAGTGGAGACCTAGACTGGGAAGATCAAATGGCAGATCATGACCAGGAAGCTCAAGGTAATACACGAAAAAAACAATGTTTGGAAGCCAAAGGAAGCAGGATTCAAGAAGTAAATGTAAATCAGAGAGAGGAGAATAAAGTATTG AACCACAGCAACCTGCAAGATGACTCCAGCAGTCTCCCTAGCAGGCTTCTGTTGACTGAGTTTAGATCTCTGGTTGTCAGCCATCCAAGACAGAACAGTCGTCTTACTGGAAATACCAACtatgggggaaagaaaaatttcaaaatgttcaGAAAG GTAGCTTACCCAGGGGCAGGACAACTTCCACACATCATTGGAGGATCAGATTTGATTGCCCACCATGCTAAAAAGAATTCAGAGCTAGAAGACTGGTTAAGGCAAGAAATGGag GAACAGGACAGATATGCAAGAGAAGAATCACTTGCTGAGGATCTCTTTAG ATACGATCCTAACGTGAAAAGAAGAAGATAA
- the NBN gene encoding nibrin isoform X1, translating into MWKLLPASGTGEPYRLLSGVEYVVGRKNCTILIQDDQSISRSHAVLTVSQPETSPSQSLSVPILTVRDTSKYGTFVNGSNLNGTSKSLQSGDRINFGVFESKFRVEYEPLVVCSSCLDVAQKTALNQAIQQLGGLIVNEWTKECTHLVMVSVKVTVKTICALICARPIIKPEFFSELIRAIQSRQQLPNHGSFYPPVDEPSIGTENLDLSERHERKKIFSGKTFVFLTAKQHKKLGPAVILGGGEVKLMTEGRKEMPLLLSPEVCVVDVGLTNSQISGSDSLRNWTDSILTILESKNLRAVPEAEIGLAVIFMSTEKYCNPQKQPASKAVSESFPASAVVGQTISHSLAVDETIMPTAADSSTFYIADTEEQTCMEIENTSQVHRQGKMAFQDTTAIKKTSSTSGSVSAGTSMPRGNRTSGLSERSQPVSPSKIAEAGKPREGASRHQSNSITNYFQVARKRERAEEEETSVPKLAKLEERSLPLSKCTESTTSSICNSEAKQHQKKNNILDPNPNFAVEDMGVKLMRESGKLTSDRTDTKTTSSENHAPKKRKELDDTSEDTEALEIVFSGDLDWEDQMADHDQEAQGNTRKKQCLEAKGSRIQEVNVNQREENKVLKEDELGSVLTSETRSNIKQESPDLRSELINHSNLQDDSSSLPSRLLLTEFRSLVVSHPRQNSRLTGNTNYGGKKNFKMFRKVAYPGAGQLPHIIGGSDLIAHHAKKNSELEDWLRQEMEEQDRYAREESLAEDLFRYDPNVKRRR; encoded by the exons ATGTGGAAGCTGCTACCCGCCTCGGGAACAG gaGAGCCATATCGGCTTTTAAGTGGTGTAGAATATGTTGTTGGACGCAAAAACTGCACAATTTTAATTCAGGATGATCAGTCTATCAGTCGAAGTCATGCAGTTCTGACCGTAAGTCAGCCTGAAACAAGTCCT agtCAGTCTCTCTCAGTACCTATATTAACAGTAAGAGATACATCTAAGTATGGTACCTTTGTTAACGGATCAAACCTCAATGGTACTTCAAAGTCTTTGCAGTCTGGTGACAGAATCAACTTTGGAGTTTTTGAGAGCAAGTTTAG AGTGGAGTATGAACCTCTGGTTGTCTGCTCCTCATGTTTAGATGTAGCTCAGAAAACTGCTTTAAATCAAGCCATCCAGCAGCTTGGAGGTCTTATAGTGAATGAATGGACAAAAGAATGTACCCACCTTGTAATGGTATCAGTAAAAGTTACTGTTAAG ACTATATGTGCTTTGATTTGTGCTCGACCAATTATAAAACCagagtttttttctgaattaatcAGAGCTATTCAGTCCAGGCAACAGTTGCCAAATCATGGAAG CTTTTATCCTCCAGTTGATGAGCCTTCCATTGGCACTGAAAACCTGGATTTATCTGAGCgtcatgaaaggaaaaaaatattcagtggaAAAACTTTCGTATTTCTAACCGCCAAGCAG CACAAGAAACTGGGTCCAGCAGTTATTCTTGGAGGAGGAGAAGTAAAGTTGatgacagaaggaagaaaagaaatgccttTACTACTTTCTCCTGAAGTTTGTGTAGTTGATGTGGGTTTGACAAACTCTCAGATCTCAGGATCTGACTCTCTGAGAAACTGGACTGATTCCATTCTGACTATCTTGGAAAG CAAGAATCTTAGGGCTGTTCCAGAGGCAGAAATTGGATTGGCAGTTATCTTCATGTCTACGGAAAAATACTGCAACCCTCAAAAGCAGCCTGCTTCCAAAG CTGTATCTGAAAGTTTTCCTGCATCAGCCGTTGTAGGCCAAACCATTTCCCACAGTTTGGCTGTGGATGAAACCATAATGCCAACTGCTGCAGATAGCAGCACATTTTACATAGCTGATACAGAAGAGCAGACATG TATGGAGATAGAGAATACTTCCCAGGTGCATAGACAAGGGAAAATGGCTTTCCAGGATACAACTGCCATAAAGAAAACCAGTAGCACAAGTGGCAGTGTAAGTGCAGGAACATCGATGCCTAGAGGGAACAGAACATCTGGGTTAAGTGAAAGAAGTCAGCCTGTCTCACCATCTAAAATTGCAGAAGCTGGCAAACCTCGTGAGGGTGCTTCACGTCACCAGTCGAACTCAATTACAAATTACTTCCAGGTAGCTAGAAAAAG GGAAAGAGCTGAAGAAGAAGAGACATCTGTACCCAAACTAGCAAAATTGGAGGAAAGGTCATTGCCTCTTTCCAAATGCACTGAATCCACAACTTCATCAATCTGCAACAGTGAAGCAAAACagcatcaaaagaaaaataacatcctGGACCCAAACCCAAATTTTGCAGTAGAAGACATGGGTGTAAAGCTTATGAGGGAAAGTGGCAAGCTAACGAGTGATAGAACAGACACTAAAACCACTTCTAGTGAAAATCATGcaccaaaaaagagaaaggaattaGATGATACATCTGAAGATACAGAAGCACTAGAAATTGTGTTTAGTGGAGACCTAGACTGGGAAGATCAAATGGCAGATCATGACCAGGAAGCTCAAGGTAATACACGAAAAAAACAATGTTTGGAAGCCAAAGGAAGCAGGATTCAAGAAGTAAATGTAAATCAGAGAGAGGAGAATAAAGTATTG AAAGAAGATGAACTTGGATCAGTTCTAACTTCAGAAACGAGAAGTAATATTAAGCAAGAGTCACCAGACTTAAGGAGCGAGCTGATT AACCACAGCAACCTGCAAGATGACTCCAGCAGTCTCCCTAGCAGGCTTCTGTTGACTGAGTTTAGATCTCTGGTTGTCAGCCATCCAAGACAGAACAGTCGTCTTACTGGAAATACCAACtatgggggaaagaaaaatttcaaaatgttcaGAAAG GTAGCTTACCCAGGGGCAGGACAACTTCCACACATCATTGGAGGATCAGATTTGATTGCCCACCATGCTAAAAAGAATTCAGAGCTAGAAGACTGGTTAAGGCAAGAAATGGag GAACAGGACAGATATGCAAGAGAAGAATCACTTGCTGAGGATCTCTTTAG ATACGATCCTAACGTGAAAAGAAGAAGATAA